The Acanthochromis polyacanthus isolate Apoly-LR-REF ecotype Palm Island chromosome 5, KAUST_Apoly_ChrSc, whole genome shotgun sequence genome includes a window with the following:
- the znf740a gene encoding zinc finger protein ZFP2 isoform X4, with the protein MSHLPSSSVRDHMKWAGLLGCEAVLSSMALMQASSMAAPPKKMMAPLGHAPPQREGPDRAPQSHMILPSGMSCPPLLIRKEGEFQAPRLLDEKEMRANEDMQQKKKNRKSVTPCKVREQEGRGGKGTGGDENGPSSKVQKNFICDHCYGAFRSGYHLKRHILIHTGEKPYACAVCDMRFIQRYHLERHSLIHTGVKPYACSMCDMRFFQRYHLERHRLTHTGVKPYACSMCDMRFFQRYHLARHSLTHTGVKPYACSMCDMRFFQRYHLARHSLTHTGVKPYACSMCDMRFFQRYHLARHTLTHTGVKPYACSMCDMRFFQRYHLARHSLTHTGVKPYACTMCDMRFIQRYQLERHSLTHTGVKPYACTMCDKRFFQRYHLARHSLTHMGVKPYACTMCDKRFFQRYHLARHSLTHMGVKPFACTMCDMRFVQRYHLARHSLTHTGVKPYACTMCDKRFFQRYHLARHSLTHMGVKPFACTMCDMRFVQRYHLARHSLTHTGVKPYACSMCDMRFIQRNHLERHSLTHTGEKPFACDMCDMRFIQRYHLERHKRVHSGEKPYQCERCQQNFSRTDRLLRHRRLCQGRSVAKVENQPCCEPRPYPQEPPPAPPTWSPLHPPPGRLAV; encoded by the exons ATGTCACATCTGCCCAGCAGCTCAGTCCGCGACCATATGAAATGG GCGGGACTGCTGGGCTGCGAGGCTGTCCTTTCCAGTATGGCCCTGATGCAGGCCAGCTCCATGGCCGCTCCACCCAAAAAAATGATGGCTCCGCTTGGCCATGCACCACCACAGAGAGAGGGACCTGACCGTGCTCCCCAGAGCCATATGATCCTCCCATCTGGAATGAGCTGTCCACCCCTG CTTATCCGGAAGGAAGGTGAATTCCAAGCTCCCCGCCTGCTGGATGAGAAAGAGATGAGGGCCAACGAGGacatgcagcagaaaaaaaagaacaggaaaTCAGTAACGCCCTGTAAAGTGAGAGAACAAGAAGGAAGGGGAGGGAAG GGAACAGGTGGAGATGAAAATGGTCCATCGTCCAAAGTGcagaaaaactttatttgtgaTCACTGTTACGGAGCATTTAGGAGTGGATACCACCTGAAGAGACATATCCTCATTCATACAG GGGAGAAGCCGTATGCTTGTGCCGTATGTGACATGAGGTTTATTCAGCGTTACCACCTGGAGAGACACAGCCTCATTCACACGG gggtgaaGCCGTACGCTTGTTCCATGTGTGACATGAGGTTTTTCCAGCGTTACCACCTGGAGAGACACAGACTCACTCATACGG GGGTGAAGCCGTACGCTTGCTCCATGTGTGACATGAGGTTCTTCCAACGTTACCATCTCGCAAGACACAGCCTCACTCATACTG GGGTGAAGCCATACGCTTGCTCCATGTGTGATATGAGATTTTTCCAACGCTACCACTTGGCAAGACACAGCCTCACTCACACGG GGGTGAAGCCATATGCTTGCTCCATGTGTGACATGAGATTTTTCCAGAGATACCACCTGGCAAGACACACTCTCACCCACACGG GGGTGAAGCCATACGCTTGCTCCATGTGTGACATGAGGTTCTTCCAGCGTTACCATTTGGCAAGACACAGCCTCACTCATACCG gGGTGAAGCCATATGCTTGTACCATGTGTGACATGAGGTTTATACAACGTTATCAATTGGAGAGACACAGTCTTACTCATACAG GGGTGAAGCCGTACGCTTGCACCATGTGTGACAAGAGGTTTTTTCAGCGTTACCACCTGGCGAGACACAGCCTCACTCATATGG GTGTGAAACCTTATGCTTGCACCATGTGTGACAAGAGGTTTTTTCAGCGCTACCACCTGGCAAGACACAGCCTCACTCATATGG GTGTGAAACCTTTTGCGTGTACCATGTGTGACATGAGGTTTGTTCAGCGTTACCACCTGGCAAGACACAGCCTCACTCATACGG GTGTGAAACCTTATGCTTGCACCATGTGTGACAAGAGGTTTTTTCAGCGCTACCACCTGGCAAGACACAGCCTCACTCATATGG GTGTGAAACCTTTTGCTTGCACCATGTGTGACATGAGGTTTGTTCAGCGTTACCACCTGGCAAGACACAGCCTCACTCATACGG gggtgaaGCCGTATGCTTGTTCCATGTGTGACATGAGGTTTATTCAGCGTAACCACCTGGAGAGACACAGCCTCACTCATACGG GAGAGAAGCCATTTGCTTGTGACATGTGTGATATGAGGTTTATTCAGCGCTACCACCTTGAGAGACACAAGCGTGTCCATAGCGGGGAGAAGCCTTACCAGTGCGAACGGTGCCAGCAG AACTTTTCACGCACAGACCGGCTGTTGCGGCATCGACGGTTGTGCCAGGGTCGCAGCGTAGCCAAAGTAGAGAACCAGCCGTGCTGCGAACCCCGCCCATATCCCCAAGAACCCCCACCTGCACCCCCAACCTGGAGTCCCCTGCATCCGCCTCCGGGTCGGCTGGCGGTCTGA
- the znf740a gene encoding gastrula zinc finger protein XlCGF57.1 isoform X3: protein MSHLPSSSVRDHMKWAGLLGCEAVLSSMALMQASSMAAPPKKMMAPLGHAPPQREGPDRAPQSHMILPSGMSCPPLLIRKEGEFQAPRLLDEKEMRANEDMQQKKKNRKSVTPCKVREQEGRGGKGTGGDENGPSSKVQKNFICDHCYGAFRSGYHLKRHILIHTGVKPYACSMCDMRFFQRYHLERHRLTHTGVKPYACSMCDMRFFQRYHLARHSLTHTGVKPYACSMCDMRFFQRYHLARHSLTHTGVKPYACSMCDMRFFQRYHLARHTLTHTGVKPYACSMCDMRFFQRYHLARHSLTHTGVKPYACTMCDMRFIQRYQLERHSLTHTGVKPYACTMCDKRFFQRYHLARHSLTHMGVKPYACTMCDMKFFQRYHLARHSLTHTGVKPYACTMCDKRFFQRYHLARHSLTHMGVKPFACTMCDMRFVQRYHLARHSLTHTGVKPYACTMCDKRFFQRYHLARHSLTHMGVKPFACTMCDMRFVQRYHLARHSLTHTGVKPYACSMCDMRFIQRNHLERHSLTHTGEKPFACDMCDMRFIQRYHLERHKRVHSGEKPYQCERCQQNFSRTDRLLRHRRLCQGRSVAKVENQPCCEPRPYPQEPPPAPPTWSPLHPPPGRLAV, encoded by the exons ATGTCACATCTGCCCAGCAGCTCAGTCCGCGACCATATGAAATGG GCGGGACTGCTGGGCTGCGAGGCTGTCCTTTCCAGTATGGCCCTGATGCAGGCCAGCTCCATGGCCGCTCCACCCAAAAAAATGATGGCTCCGCTTGGCCATGCACCACCACAGAGAGAGGGACCTGACCGTGCTCCCCAGAGCCATATGATCCTCCCATCTGGAATGAGCTGTCCACCCCTG CTTATCCGGAAGGAAGGTGAATTCCAAGCTCCCCGCCTGCTGGATGAGAAAGAGATGAGGGCCAACGAGGacatgcagcagaaaaaaaagaacaggaaaTCAGTAACGCCCTGTAAAGTGAGAGAACAAGAAGGAAGGGGAGGGAAG GGAACAGGTGGAGATGAAAATGGTCCATCGTCCAAAGTGcagaaaaactttatttgtgaTCACTGTTACGGAGCATTTAGGAGTGGATACCACCTGAAGAGACATATCCTCATTCATACAG gggtgaaGCCGTACGCTTGTTCCATGTGTGACATGAGGTTTTTCCAGCGTTACCACCTGGAGAGACACAGACTCACTCATACGG GGGTGAAGCCGTACGCTTGCTCCATGTGTGACATGAGGTTCTTCCAACGTTACCATCTCGCAAGACACAGCCTCACTCATACTG GGGTGAAGCCATACGCTTGCTCCATGTGTGATATGAGATTTTTCCAACGCTACCACTTGGCAAGACACAGCCTCACTCACACGG GGGTGAAGCCATATGCTTGCTCCATGTGTGACATGAGATTTTTCCAGAGATACCACCTGGCAAGACACACTCTCACCCACACGG GGGTGAAGCCATACGCTTGCTCCATGTGTGACATGAGGTTCTTCCAGCGTTACCATTTGGCAAGACACAGCCTCACTCATACCG gGGTGAAGCCATATGCTTGTACCATGTGTGACATGAGGTTTATACAACGTTATCAATTGGAGAGACACAGTCTTACTCATACAG GGGTGAAGCCGTACGCTTGCACCATGTGTGACAAGAGGTTTTTTCAGCGTTACCACCTGGCGAGACACAGCCTCACTCATATGG GTGTGAAACCTTATGCTTGCACCATGTGTGACATGAAGTTTTTTCAGCGTTACCACCTGGCAAGACACAGCCTCACTCATACGG GTGTGAAACCTTATGCTTGCACCATGTGTGACAAGAGGTTTTTTCAGCGCTACCACCTGGCAAGACACAGCCTCACTCATATGG GTGTGAAACCTTTTGCGTGTACCATGTGTGACATGAGGTTTGTTCAGCGTTACCACCTGGCAAGACACAGCCTCACTCATACGG GTGTGAAACCTTATGCTTGCACCATGTGTGACAAGAGGTTTTTTCAGCGCTACCACCTGGCAAGACACAGCCTCACTCATATGG GTGTGAAACCTTTTGCTTGCACCATGTGTGACATGAGGTTTGTTCAGCGTTACCACCTGGCAAGACACAGCCTCACTCATACGG gggtgaaGCCGTATGCTTGTTCCATGTGTGACATGAGGTTTATTCAGCGTAACCACCTGGAGAGACACAGCCTCACTCATACGG GAGAGAAGCCATTTGCTTGTGACATGTGTGATATGAGGTTTATTCAGCGCTACCACCTTGAGAGACACAAGCGTGTCCATAGCGGGGAGAAGCCTTACCAGTGCGAACGGTGCCAGCAG AACTTTTCACGCACAGACCGGCTGTTGCGGCATCGACGGTTGTGCCAGGGTCGCAGCGTAGCCAAAGTAGAGAACCAGCCGTGCTGCGAACCCCGCCCATATCCCCAAGAACCCCCACCTGCACCCCCAACCTGGAGTCCCCTGCATCCGCCTCCGGGTCGGCTGGCGGTCTGA
- the znf740a gene encoding gastrula zinc finger protein XlCGF57.1 isoform X17: MSHLPSSSVRDHMKWAGLLGCEAVLSSMALMQASSMAAPPKKMMAPLGHAPPQREGPDRAPQSHMILPSGMSCPPLLIRKEGEFQAPRLLDEKEMRANEDMQQKKKNRKSVTPCKVREQEGRGGKGTGGDENGPSSKVQKNFICDHCYGAFRSGYHLKRHILIHTGEKPYACAVCDMRFIQRYHLERHSLIHTGVKPYACSMCDMRFFQRYHLARHSLTHTGVKPYACSMCDMRFFQRYHLARHTLTHTGVKPYACSMCDMRFFQRYHLARHSLTHTGVKPYACTMCDMRFIQRYQLERHSLTHTGVKPYACTMCDKRFFQRYHLARHSLTHMGVKPYACTMCDMKFFQRYHLARHSLTHTGVKPYACTMCDKRFFQRYHLARHSLTHMGVKPFACTMCDMRFVQRYHLARHSLTHTGVKPYACTMCDKRFFQRYHLARHSLTHMGVKPFACTMCDMRFVQRYHLARHSLTHTGVKPYACSMCDMRFIQRNHLERHSLTHTGEKPFACDMCDMRFIQRYHLERHKRVHSGEKPYQCERCQQNFSRTDRLLRHRRLCQGRSVAKVENQPCCEPRPYPQEPPPAPPTWSPLHPPPGRLAV, from the exons ATGTCACATCTGCCCAGCAGCTCAGTCCGCGACCATATGAAATGG GCGGGACTGCTGGGCTGCGAGGCTGTCCTTTCCAGTATGGCCCTGATGCAGGCCAGCTCCATGGCCGCTCCACCCAAAAAAATGATGGCTCCGCTTGGCCATGCACCACCACAGAGAGAGGGACCTGACCGTGCTCCCCAGAGCCATATGATCCTCCCATCTGGAATGAGCTGTCCACCCCTG CTTATCCGGAAGGAAGGTGAATTCCAAGCTCCCCGCCTGCTGGATGAGAAAGAGATGAGGGCCAACGAGGacatgcagcagaaaaaaaagaacaggaaaTCAGTAACGCCCTGTAAAGTGAGAGAACAAGAAGGAAGGGGAGGGAAG GGAACAGGTGGAGATGAAAATGGTCCATCGTCCAAAGTGcagaaaaactttatttgtgaTCACTGTTACGGAGCATTTAGGAGTGGATACCACCTGAAGAGACATATCCTCATTCATACAG GGGAGAAGCCGTATGCTTGTGCCGTATGTGACATGAGGTTTATTCAGCGTTACCACCTGGAGAGACACAGCCTCATTCACACGG GGGTGAAGCCGTACGCTTGCTCCATGTGTGACATGAGGTTCTTCCAACGTTACCATCTCGCAAGACACAGCCTCACTCATACTG GGGTGAAGCCATATGCTTGCTCCATGTGTGACATGAGATTTTTCCAGAGATACCACCTGGCAAGACACACTCTCACCCACACGG GGGTGAAGCCATACGCTTGCTCCATGTGTGACATGAGGTTCTTCCAGCGTTACCATTTGGCAAGACACAGCCTCACTCATACCG gGGTGAAGCCATATGCTTGTACCATGTGTGACATGAGGTTTATACAACGTTATCAATTGGAGAGACACAGTCTTACTCATACAG GGGTGAAGCCGTACGCTTGCACCATGTGTGACAAGAGGTTTTTTCAGCGTTACCACCTGGCGAGACACAGCCTCACTCATATGG GTGTGAAACCTTATGCTTGCACCATGTGTGACATGAAGTTTTTTCAGCGTTACCACCTGGCAAGACACAGCCTCACTCATACGG GTGTGAAACCTTATGCTTGCACCATGTGTGACAAGAGGTTTTTTCAGCGCTACCACCTGGCAAGACACAGCCTCACTCATATGG GTGTGAAACCTTTTGCGTGTACCATGTGTGACATGAGGTTTGTTCAGCGTTACCACCTGGCAAGACACAGCCTCACTCATACGG GTGTGAAACCTTATGCTTGCACCATGTGTGACAAGAGGTTTTTTCAGCGCTACCACCTGGCAAGACACAGCCTCACTCATATGG GTGTGAAACCTTTTGCTTGCACCATGTGTGACATGAGGTTTGTTCAGCGTTACCACCTGGCAAGACACAGCCTCACTCATACGG gggtgaaGCCGTATGCTTGTTCCATGTGTGACATGAGGTTTATTCAGCGTAACCACCTGGAGAGACACAGCCTCACTCATACGG GAGAGAAGCCATTTGCTTGTGACATGTGTGATATGAGGTTTATTCAGCGCTACCACCTTGAGAGACACAAGCGTGTCCATAGCGGGGAGAAGCCTTACCAGTGCGAACGGTGCCAGCAG AACTTTTCACGCACAGACCGGCTGTTGCGGCATCGACGGTTGTGCCAGGGTCGCAGCGTAGCCAAAGTAGAGAACCAGCCGTGCTGCGAACCCCGCCCATATCCCCAAGAACCCCCACCTGCACCCCCAACCTGGAGTCCCCTGCATCCGCCTCCGGGTCGGCTGGCGGTCTGA
- the znf740a gene encoding zinc finger protein ZFP2 isoform X34, with translation MSHLPSSSVRDHMKWAGLLGCEAVLSSMALMQASSMAAPPKKMMAPLGHAPPQREGPDRAPQSHMILPSGMSCPPLLIRKEGEFQAPRLLDEKEMRANEDMQQKKKNRKSVTPCKVREQEGRGGKGTGGDENGPSSKVQKNFICDHCYGAFRSGYHLKRHILIHTGEKPYACAVCDMRFIQRYHLERHSLIHTGVKPYACSMCDMRFFQRYHLERHRLTHTGVKPYACSMCDMRFFQRYHLARHSLTHTGVKPYACSMCDMRFFQRYHLARHSLTHTGVKPYACSMCDMRFFQRYHLARHTLTHTGVKPYACSMCDMRFFQRYHLARHSLTHTGVKPYACTMCDMRFIQRYQLERHSLTHTGVKPYACTMCDKRFFQRYHLARHSLTHMGVKPFACTMCDMRFVQRYHLARHSLTHTGVKPYACSMCDMRFIQRNHLERHSLTHTGEKPFACDMCDMRFIQRYHLERHKRVHSGEKPYQCERCQQNFSRTDRLLRHRRLCQGRSVAKVENQPCCEPRPYPQEPPPAPPTWSPLHPPPGRLAV, from the exons ATGTCACATCTGCCCAGCAGCTCAGTCCGCGACCATATGAAATGG GCGGGACTGCTGGGCTGCGAGGCTGTCCTTTCCAGTATGGCCCTGATGCAGGCCAGCTCCATGGCCGCTCCACCCAAAAAAATGATGGCTCCGCTTGGCCATGCACCACCACAGAGAGAGGGACCTGACCGTGCTCCCCAGAGCCATATGATCCTCCCATCTGGAATGAGCTGTCCACCCCTG CTTATCCGGAAGGAAGGTGAATTCCAAGCTCCCCGCCTGCTGGATGAGAAAGAGATGAGGGCCAACGAGGacatgcagcagaaaaaaaagaacaggaaaTCAGTAACGCCCTGTAAAGTGAGAGAACAAGAAGGAAGGGGAGGGAAG GGAACAGGTGGAGATGAAAATGGTCCATCGTCCAAAGTGcagaaaaactttatttgtgaTCACTGTTACGGAGCATTTAGGAGTGGATACCACCTGAAGAGACATATCCTCATTCATACAG GGGAGAAGCCGTATGCTTGTGCCGTATGTGACATGAGGTTTATTCAGCGTTACCACCTGGAGAGACACAGCCTCATTCACACGG gggtgaaGCCGTACGCTTGTTCCATGTGTGACATGAGGTTTTTCCAGCGTTACCACCTGGAGAGACACAGACTCACTCATACGG GGGTGAAGCCGTACGCTTGCTCCATGTGTGACATGAGGTTCTTCCAACGTTACCATCTCGCAAGACACAGCCTCACTCATACTG GGGTGAAGCCATACGCTTGCTCCATGTGTGATATGAGATTTTTCCAACGCTACCACTTGGCAAGACACAGCCTCACTCACACGG GGGTGAAGCCATATGCTTGCTCCATGTGTGACATGAGATTTTTCCAGAGATACCACCTGGCAAGACACACTCTCACCCACACGG GGGTGAAGCCATACGCTTGCTCCATGTGTGACATGAGGTTCTTCCAGCGTTACCATTTGGCAAGACACAGCCTCACTCATACCG gGGTGAAGCCATATGCTTGTACCATGTGTGACATGAGGTTTATACAACGTTATCAATTGGAGAGACACAGTCTTACTCATACAG GGGTGAAGCCGTACGCTTGCACCATGTGTGACAAGAGGTTTTTTCAGCGTTACCACCTGGCGAGACACAGCCTCACTCATATGG GTGTGAAACCTTTTGCGTGTACCATGTGTGACATGAGGTTTGTTCAGCGTTACCACCTGGCAAGACACAGCCTCACTCATACGG gggtgaaGCCGTATGCTTGTTCCATGTGTGACATGAGGTTTATTCAGCGTAACCACCTGGAGAGACACAGCCTCACTCATACGG GAGAGAAGCCATTTGCTTGTGACATGTGTGATATGAGGTTTATTCAGCGCTACCACCTTGAGAGACACAAGCGTGTCCATAGCGGGGAGAAGCCTTACCAGTGCGAACGGTGCCAGCAG AACTTTTCACGCACAGACCGGCTGTTGCGGCATCGACGGTTGTGCCAGGGTCGCAGCGTAGCCAAAGTAGAGAACCAGCCGTGCTGCGAACCCCGCCCATATCCCCAAGAACCCCCACCTGCACCCCCAACCTGGAGTCCCCTGCATCCGCCTCCGGGTCGGCTGGCGGTCTGA
- the znf740a gene encoding zinc finger protein ZFP2 isoform X33, with translation MSHLPSSSVRDHMKWAGLLGCEAVLSSMALMQASSMAAPPKKMMAPLGHAPPQREGPDRAPQSHMILPSGMSCPPLLIRKEGEFQAPRLLDEKEMRANEDMQQKKKNRKSVTPCKVREQEGRGGKGTGGDENGPSSKVQKNFICDHCYGAFRSGYHLKRHILIHTGEKPYACAVCDMRFIQRYHLERHSLIHTGVKPYACSMCDMRFFQRYHLERHRLTHTGVKPYACSMCDMRFFQRYHLARHSLTHTGVKPYACSMCDMRFFQRYHLARHSLTHTGVKPYACSMCDMRFFQRYHLARHTLTHTGVKPYACSMCDMRFFQRYHLARHSLTHTGVKPYACTMCDMRFIQRYQLERHSLTHTGVKPYACTMCDKRFFQRYHLARHSLTHMGVKPYACTMCDMKFFQRYHLARHSLTHTGVKPFACTMCDMRFVQRYHLARHSLTHTGEKPFACDMCDMRFIQRYHLERHKRVHSGEKPYQCERCQQNFSRTDRLLRHRRLCQGRSVAKVENQPCCEPRPYPQEPPPAPPTWSPLHPPPGRLAV, from the exons ATGTCACATCTGCCCAGCAGCTCAGTCCGCGACCATATGAAATGG GCGGGACTGCTGGGCTGCGAGGCTGTCCTTTCCAGTATGGCCCTGATGCAGGCCAGCTCCATGGCCGCTCCACCCAAAAAAATGATGGCTCCGCTTGGCCATGCACCACCACAGAGAGAGGGACCTGACCGTGCTCCCCAGAGCCATATGATCCTCCCATCTGGAATGAGCTGTCCACCCCTG CTTATCCGGAAGGAAGGTGAATTCCAAGCTCCCCGCCTGCTGGATGAGAAAGAGATGAGGGCCAACGAGGacatgcagcagaaaaaaaagaacaggaaaTCAGTAACGCCCTGTAAAGTGAGAGAACAAGAAGGAAGGGGAGGGAAG GGAACAGGTGGAGATGAAAATGGTCCATCGTCCAAAGTGcagaaaaactttatttgtgaTCACTGTTACGGAGCATTTAGGAGTGGATACCACCTGAAGAGACATATCCTCATTCATACAG GGGAGAAGCCGTATGCTTGTGCCGTATGTGACATGAGGTTTATTCAGCGTTACCACCTGGAGAGACACAGCCTCATTCACACGG gggtgaaGCCGTACGCTTGTTCCATGTGTGACATGAGGTTTTTCCAGCGTTACCACCTGGAGAGACACAGACTCACTCATACGG GGGTGAAGCCGTACGCTTGCTCCATGTGTGACATGAGGTTCTTCCAACGTTACCATCTCGCAAGACACAGCCTCACTCATACTG GGGTGAAGCCATACGCTTGCTCCATGTGTGATATGAGATTTTTCCAACGCTACCACTTGGCAAGACACAGCCTCACTCACACGG GGGTGAAGCCATATGCTTGCTCCATGTGTGACATGAGATTTTTCCAGAGATACCACCTGGCAAGACACACTCTCACCCACACGG GGGTGAAGCCATACGCTTGCTCCATGTGTGACATGAGGTTCTTCCAGCGTTACCATTTGGCAAGACACAGCCTCACTCATACCG gGGTGAAGCCATATGCTTGTACCATGTGTGACATGAGGTTTATACAACGTTATCAATTGGAGAGACACAGTCTTACTCATACAG GGGTGAAGCCGTACGCTTGCACCATGTGTGACAAGAGGTTTTTTCAGCGTTACCACCTGGCGAGACACAGCCTCACTCATATGG GTGTGAAACCTTATGCTTGCACCATGTGTGACATGAAGTTTTTTCAGCGTTACCACCTGGCAAGACACAGCCTCACTCATACGG GTGTGAAACCTTTTGCGTGTACCATGTGTGACATGAGGTTTGTTCAGCGTTACCACCTGGCAAGACACAGCCTCACTCATACGG GAGAGAAGCCATTTGCTTGTGACATGTGTGATATGAGGTTTATTCAGCGCTACCACCTTGAGAGACACAAGCGTGTCCATAGCGGGGAGAAGCCTTACCAGTGCGAACGGTGCCAGCAG AACTTTTCACGCACAGACCGGCTGTTGCGGCATCGACGGTTGTGCCAGGGTCGCAGCGTAGCCAAAGTAGAGAACCAGCCGTGCTGCGAACCCCGCCCATATCCCCAAGAACCCCCACCTGCACCCCCAACCTGGAGTCCCCTGCATCCGCCTCCGGGTCGGCTGGCGGTCTGA
- the znf740a gene encoding zinc finger protein ZFP2 isoform X23: MSHLPSSSVRDHMKWAGLLGCEAVLSSMALMQASSMAAPPKKMMAPLGHAPPQREGPDRAPQSHMILPSGMSCPPLLIRKEGEFQAPRLLDEKEMRANEDMQQKKKNRKSVTPCKVREQEGRGGKGTGGDENGPSSKVQKNFICDHCYGAFRSGYHLKRHILIHTGEKPYACAVCDMRFIQRYHLERHSLIHTGVKPYACSMCDMRFFQRYHLERHRLTHTGVKPYACSMCDMRFFQRYHLARHSLTHTGVKPYACSMCDMRFFQRYHLARHSLTHTGVKPYACSMCDMRFFQRYHLARHTLTHTGVKPYACSMCDMRFFQRYHLARHSLTHTGVKPYACTMCDMRFIQRYQLERHSLTHTGVKPYACTMCDKRFFQRYHLARHSLTHMGVKPYACTMCDMKFFQRYHLARHSLTHTGVKPYACTMCDKRFFQRYHLARHSLTHMGVKPFACTMCDMRFVQRYHLARHSLTHTGEKPFACDMCDMRFIQRYHLERHKRVHSGEKPYQCERCQQNFSRTDRLLRHRRLCQGRSVAKVENQPCCEPRPYPQEPPPAPPTWSPLHPPPGRLAV; this comes from the exons ATGTCACATCTGCCCAGCAGCTCAGTCCGCGACCATATGAAATGG GCGGGACTGCTGGGCTGCGAGGCTGTCCTTTCCAGTATGGCCCTGATGCAGGCCAGCTCCATGGCCGCTCCACCCAAAAAAATGATGGCTCCGCTTGGCCATGCACCACCACAGAGAGAGGGACCTGACCGTGCTCCCCAGAGCCATATGATCCTCCCATCTGGAATGAGCTGTCCACCCCTG CTTATCCGGAAGGAAGGTGAATTCCAAGCTCCCCGCCTGCTGGATGAGAAAGAGATGAGGGCCAACGAGGacatgcagcagaaaaaaaagaacaggaaaTCAGTAACGCCCTGTAAAGTGAGAGAACAAGAAGGAAGGGGAGGGAAG GGAACAGGTGGAGATGAAAATGGTCCATCGTCCAAAGTGcagaaaaactttatttgtgaTCACTGTTACGGAGCATTTAGGAGTGGATACCACCTGAAGAGACATATCCTCATTCATACAG GGGAGAAGCCGTATGCTTGTGCCGTATGTGACATGAGGTTTATTCAGCGTTACCACCTGGAGAGACACAGCCTCATTCACACGG gggtgaaGCCGTACGCTTGTTCCATGTGTGACATGAGGTTTTTCCAGCGTTACCACCTGGAGAGACACAGACTCACTCATACGG GGGTGAAGCCGTACGCTTGCTCCATGTGTGACATGAGGTTCTTCCAACGTTACCATCTCGCAAGACACAGCCTCACTCATACTG GGGTGAAGCCATACGCTTGCTCCATGTGTGATATGAGATTTTTCCAACGCTACCACTTGGCAAGACACAGCCTCACTCACACGG GGGTGAAGCCATATGCTTGCTCCATGTGTGACATGAGATTTTTCCAGAGATACCACCTGGCAAGACACACTCTCACCCACACGG GGGTGAAGCCATACGCTTGCTCCATGTGTGACATGAGGTTCTTCCAGCGTTACCATTTGGCAAGACACAGCCTCACTCATACCG gGGTGAAGCCATATGCTTGTACCATGTGTGACATGAGGTTTATACAACGTTATCAATTGGAGAGACACAGTCTTACTCATACAG GGGTGAAGCCGTACGCTTGCACCATGTGTGACAAGAGGTTTTTTCAGCGTTACCACCTGGCGAGACACAGCCTCACTCATATGG GTGTGAAACCTTATGCTTGCACCATGTGTGACATGAAGTTTTTTCAGCGTTACCACCTGGCAAGACACAGCCTCACTCATACGG GTGTGAAACCTTATGCTTGCACCATGTGTGACAAGAGGTTTTTTCAGCGCTACCACCTGGCAAGACACAGCCTCACTCATATGG GTGTGAAACCTTTTGCTTGCACCATGTGTGACATGAGGTTTGTTCAGCGTTACCACCTGGCAAGACACAGCCTCACTCATACGG GAGAGAAGCCATTTGCTTGTGACATGTGTGATATGAGGTTTATTCAGCGCTACCACCTTGAGAGACACAAGCGTGTCCATAGCGGGGAGAAGCCTTACCAGTGCGAACGGTGCCAGCAG AACTTTTCACGCACAGACCGGCTGTTGCGGCATCGACGGTTGTGCCAGGGTCGCAGCGTAGCCAAAGTAGAGAACCAGCCGTGCTGCGAACCCCGCCCATATCCCCAAGAACCCCCACCTGCACCCCCAACCTGGAGTCCCCTGCATCCGCCTCCGGGTCGGCTGGCGGTCTGA